In Leptospira congkakensis, the DNA window GTAAAAGCTTTTTTTGAAAAACCTGATTTTAAAACCGCTCTAAAATATATTAAAAAGAAGAATTTTTATTGGAATCCAGGGATTTTTCTATTCAGGACAGAAACCATTCTTTCTGAATTGGAACGTCATGCCCCTCATATTTTAGGTCCTTTAAAAAATGGATTTCCTTTTAAGAGTTTTGGGGATTTAAAAACTGCCTTCCAAATGCTTCCTTCGGAAGCGATTGATACTGCCATTATGGAAAAATCCAATCGGATCCGAATGGTGGAAGCAACCTTCAATTGGGATGATGTAGGGTCTTGGATGTCACTCGAACGAATTTTACCGGGTGATAAAGAAAAGAACCACCACCAAGGAAAAGAAGTGCTATACCATAAGGCTTCCGGAAATATTTCTTCCGTTCAGAAGGAACTCATTGCCTTTCTTGGTGTTAAAGATCTCATCGTTGTGGAAGAACCAGACGTTTTACTTGTCACTTCTCGTGATGGAGTTGGTGATATCAAAGCGATGTTATCCACAATGAGGAAAAATAAAGTTTTACAAAAGTACCTCGACTAGAAATTTGACAGAACAGGCTTGATATAAGGAGGAAGGAATGCCTTCCGGAAAAAAGAGAAAGCGTAGAAAAATCGCAACCCACAAACGTAAGAAAAAACGCAGAGCCAACAGACACAAAAAGAAGAAATAATCTTTCTTCAGTGACTTAATGTTTCCTCCGATAGATTTGTTATGAAACAAGTCTGGAGGAAACAGAAACCCCGCACACCCGGTTTCATTCGAGCATTCACCATGGAAACTCCTCTTGGAGATGTCCTGGAGGCTGAGTTCAACTTTCACGAACGTCTCGTTCGTTTAGCTGTCGAAATCAAAGAAGAGAAGGGTCGGATGTATGGTGCCACTGTCAAAAACGGTACCGTACAAGCTGAGAAGGATATTACTTCTGGCCGTGCCTATCCTGTGTTTCGAAAGCTTTGGCCCTTTCGTGAATATTTTAGTGCCCTCCCCGACAAAGACATGCTTGCATGCATTGGTGGGGCGTACGAAATTTATCCCCCCTTTGTACCTGATGCCCAAGAGAAAGGTCGTTCTTCAAAACTTCCTTTTGAATCTTCACTTTTTCCTTCTACCCGTTATGATTCTATTTTTGGGATTGTTCGCGAAACCCGTTTCCAACGTTGGAGAAGGGAAAGGCGTGCCGCGAGAGAGGCTCGAGGATCGCTCTGGCTGCGTTTTAAGAGACGGGTCTGGGGTGATTTGCAAGATATCTGTATGGGCGTTGGATTCGGATGTTTGGTTTATTACCTCTATTATGATTATGTCGTATTAGGACTGACTTTGGGAATTTTGGGTATGGCCGCTGGGCTCCTGGATTTTCTTGTGAGAAAACGTTCTGTCTTAATGACAAAAGTGTTGTCATTTCTCAGTTTCGGTTCATATTTTTTCTATAATGGCTACGTCTACTTTTAGTGCGTAGGTTACATTGTAGAAAGTTATATGGCAAAAGAAACATCATCGGCAAACCAATTCATTCATGAGCAGTATATAATATTCAATTTGGGCGATGAAGAATATGCGATTCCCATCACCATTGTCGAAGAAATTGTCAAAATCACCAACCTAATCCGTGTTCCACAATCCAAAAGTTTT includes these proteins:
- a CDS encoding mannose-1-phosphate guanylyltransferase is translated as MAKLPKESPVVLIMAGGKGERFWPRSRTNSPKQLQKVYSNKTLLRETIDRALTITTLDRIYIGTNANLKAEILKKDPKFPSTNFILEPEGKNTAPIIALSALYFQKKFGNPNLIVLSADAFIDPIKEFTKTIEQALYETENGMVLLGVKPNRPEVGYGYISTGKPTDVGYTVKAFFEKPDFKTALKYIKKKNFYWNPGIFLFRTETILSELERHAPHILGPLKNGFPFKSFGDLKTAFQMLPSEAIDTAIMEKSNRIRMVEATFNWDDVGSWMSLERILPGDKEKNHHQGKEVLYHKASGNISSVQKELIAFLGVKDLIVVEEPDVLLVTSRDGVGDIKAMLSTMRKNKVLQKYLD